GGTTTCCACTGTCTTGGGGGTGAACTGGGCCACATCCGCCACATAGGACACGGTCGCCGGGATCGCATATTGCGGCACGGCATCCATCAGCAGCCGCACCTCGGAACCGAGCTGGACCCGGCCGGCCTGAGAGGTCGGGAGGAAGACGGTCATGTAGACATCTCCCAGATCGACGAGGCTGAGGATGCGCCCGCCGGAGGCGACGATCTCCCCCTCCTGCGCGACGCGGTACTGGATCCGCCCGTCGCGCGGCGCGATCAGCGTCGCATCGTTGATCGAGGCGGTGATCGAGTCGATCGCGGCCCTGGCCGCATCGACCGCGGCTTCGGCATCGACGACCTGCGCCTGCGCCGAACTCACCCCGGCGACGGCGGCCGCGCGGGAGGCTTCCGCGGAGGCGAGCCCCGCCTTCATCTGCCGGTCCCGCGCCCGGTCGTCGTCCAGAACCTGCTGCGAGACCGTATTCGAGGTCACCAGCCGCTCCGACCGCGCGAGCTTCTGGGCGGCCGCGTCGGCGGCGGCTTCGGCCTGGTCCACCGCGGCGGCCGCGGCGCGTTCCTGCGCCTCCGCCTGCGTCACGAGCGCCTCGGCCGTCTTCACCCCGATCTCGGCGCGGCGGAGCTGCGCCTCGGCCTCCCGCTTCTGGGCGTTGAGCTGGACGATATCCATCTGGACGAGCGTGTCGCCGGCCGTCACGAAGTCGCCCTCGGCCGCGGAAATCTCCGCGATGCGCCCGCCGGTCAGCGCCGAGATGTCGATCTCCGTCGCCTCGATCCGCCCGTTGGCGGCGGCGATGCCCTCGGGCAGCGTCGAGGCATTCATCCTGTCCCAGGCCACCGTGGCGGCGATGGCCACCACGAGCACCAGCCCGCCCAGGAGAATATATTTCGTCTTCGGCTTTTTCATGGACACCATCCCGGATAGAAGCAGAGGCGGCTTTCCCCACGGGACAACCGCAGGCAGCATTGCACATCAGCTCCGGCGGATGTCAACATGTGATGACACGCAGAGGAACGTGACCTTGAGATGACGCAGCAGCACAGAGACACTTCCAGCCGGCCTCCGGGTCGGGACCGCGTCCTGACGGCGGCGATCACCTGCTTTTCGCGGGCGCTCTATGCCGAGGTCAGCCTGCGGGAGGTCGCCACGCTCGCCGATGTCGACGTCGCCTATGTGCACCGCTCCTTCGGATCGAAGGCCGAGCTTTTCCGCGCCGCGCTGGACGAGCTGCTGCGGATCGAGGCGCTCTTTGCCTTGCCCTGCACGCCCGGCGAGATGATCGAACGGATGAGCGTCTCCATGATTTCCGACCGTTCCGACGATGGCAGCCAGGCGCGGGCGCTGGACCTCATCCTGCAATCCTGCACCAGCGCGGAACCGCGGGACATCCTGCGCGAGGCGGTGGAACAGCATTTCCTGCCGCCCCTGGCGGCCGTGTTCGGCGCGGAGAAAAAGGTGGCCGTCTCCTTCGGCATGAGCCTGCTGCTGGGCGTCTCCATCCTGCGCGAGGCCATGCAGATCGAACCGATCGCATCCCTGTCCCAGGACGAGGTCAGGCAGATCTCCGCCGGCATATTGCGCACGATCCTCGACGGCGACCCGCCGGCGCCGTGACCCGGCGCGGGAGGGGAGCTTTGGCGATCGTGACACGGGTCCGGTCACCTTCCGACCAGACTCTTTCCATCGGGTGAGAGGACGCCGGCCGGCGGGCCGCAGCGCGGACGCTGGGACGCAGAGTGGCCCCGGCACCGGCGCTGTTCCGATTCCTTCTCCCGTCCCCCATCTGGCGCGCGGCCGCCGGAATACCGTTCTCCGCCGGCAGTTCCCCACGCCATCGCCCTTCTCTTGCGAACGCGCCCGGCAGAAGGGAGGTTTCGATTTCGCTGCGGGGCGGCATTACAAATTGCGTAAAACACTATTGGAATTATCGTGATTACGAAGGAACCTGACAGGAGATCACGATGTTTCGCCGTCTCACGCTCACCATGGCCGCTGTCGCTGGCCTGGCCCTGGCCTCAGCGGGACAGGCCGAGGACGCCCCCTCGACCATCCGGCTGGGGGACGTCGGCTTCGGTTTCGGTACGCCGTTCGGAGTGGGGCTTCAGGCCATCGCCGATGCCAAGGGATTCATCGCAAAGGAATTCGAAGGCACCGAAACCACGGTAAGCTGGACCTATTTCACCGGAACCGGCCCGGCCATCAACGAAGCCTTTGCGAACGATCAGATCGATTTTGCCTCTTATGGCGCGGTGCCGAATATCGTGGGCGCCGCGGGCGGGCTGGATACGGTCATCCTTGCGTCGACGCAGGGAACCAACATCTTCGCCGTCGCACGTCCCGACGCCGGGATCGAAACGCTCTCCGACCTGAAGGGCAAGAGGGTGGCGCTGCAAAAGGCGACCATCATCCACTGGGCCGCTCTCGAGGCGCTCAAGGATGCGGGCGTGGAGGAAAGCGATTTCACCCTGATCGACCTGAAGAACGCCGACCAGCTCGCCGCGATCACCGCCGGCAGCGTCGATGCGGTCTTCGGCGCGGATTTCCTGCTGCCGCTCGAGCAGAAGGGGATCGCGAAGGTCATCTTCAGCTCCGCGCGTGACAATCCGGCGGTGAGCGGTTTCGGCGGTTTCCTTGTCTCCCGCGACTTCGTCGAGGCCTATCCGGATGCGACGCAGAAGGTGGTCGACGGCTATATCCATGCCGCCGAATGGCTTGCCGATCCGGCGAACCGGGACGAAGCCTTCGAGATCTGGGCCCGCGCCGGCACGCCGGTGGAGCTGATCGCGCGATCGAATGCCGACACGGATTTCGCCGAAGCCTACAATCCGCGGCTCGATGGCGAGTTCGAGCGGCGGTATCACAGCGCCCTGGAATTCGCGCTCGAGCAGAAGCTGGTGCGCAGCACTCCCGATCTCGAGAGCTGGACGGATGGCAGTTTCCTGAACGACACCCTGGCCCGGAACGAGCTGGACACAGTCTGGCCGGAACGGACGCCGGCCGTCTCGAACTGAGTGGTGGACAAGGGAATGACACTTCTCGCGACCGGACAGGAGGCGACGCCGCGTGGTCCCGTCACGACGGGCCGCGGGTGGCGCAGCCTGTCTCCGGCCCTTGTCGCGCCGCTCGCGCTGCTGGTGCTGTGGCAGGCGGCCACCGCGACGGGCCTCCTGCCGGAGCAGATCCTGCCGTCTCCGTCACGGGTCGTGCAGACCTTTGCCGAGCTTGCGGCCTCCGGAGAGCTGTCCTCGGCCGCACGGATCAGTTTCTGGCGCCTCGCGGTCGGGTTGGCGCTCGGCGGCAGCCTCGGCCTGGTTTTCGGCCTGGCGCTCGGTGCGTCGCAGCGGGTCGAACAGTGGGTCGGTCCCACCTTCCGCGCCTTCGCCGCGGTCCCGGCCCTCGGCTGGATTCCGGTCCTGATCCTGCTGGTCGGCATCGACGAGATGCTCAAGGTCATCATCCTGACCAAGGCCTGCTTCGTGCCGGTCGCGATCGCCTCGCGGGATGCATGGCGCGCGGTGCCGCCGGGATACGAGGAATTGGGGCAGGTGCTGGGGCTTTCGCCCTCCGCACGGTTCCTGCGCATCCGCCTGCCGGCCATGGTGCCGCTGATCTTCGGCGGATTGCGGCTCGCCTCCGGACAGGCCTTCGTGTCGCTGGTCACCTGCGAGATGCTCGCCGCCACCGAGGGCATCGGATATCTCATGATCTGGGGGCGCACCCTCTTCCAGATGGACGTGGTGATCGTCGGCATGATCGTGGTCGGCACGGCAGGCATCGCGCTCGACCGCACGCTGAGACTGCTGGAGCATCTGATCCGCAAGAGGATGGGCGAAGATGTCTGAGGTGACGCTGAAAGGACTGGTCCTGCCCGGCGTCGTGGTGGCCGTCTGGGGCGCCGCCGCCGCGGCGGGCCTGCTGAACGGCCCGATGGCCGTGACACCCGCCGCTGTCCTGCGCGTTCCCTTTGCCGATCCGGCAGGGGTCGAAATCTGGGCCGGCATCGGCACCAGCCTGCTGCGGCTCGTGACGGGGGGCGTGATCGGCGGTGTGCTCGGCCTGGCGACGGGGCTTGCCTTCGGCCTGCTGCGACCGCTGCGGCGCACCCTCTCGCCGACGGTCGACGCCTTTCGCCAGATCGCGCTTTTCGCCTGGATTCCGCTGCTGACCTCATGGTTCGGCAATGGCGAGGTCGCAAAGATCGTCTTCATCGCGCTCGCGACCTTCTTCCCGCTGGTGCTGTCTGCCGAACAGGGCGTGCGGAACGTCGCGCCGGCCCTGCGCGAGGCGGTACAGGTCATGGGACTGTCGCGACGGCGGCAGGTGACCGCGCTCTACCTGCCGGCGGCTCTTCCCTCGATCGCCGTCGGGGTGCAGATTGCCCTGATCTCCTCCTGGATCGGCACGGTCGGTGCCGAATATGCCATCGGCAACGGGCGCGGCCTCGGCTCCTATATTGCCGCGGCGCGCGAGCAGTTCCGCATGGACATCACACTGGTCGGCGTCGCCGCACTGGCGCTTGTCGGCGTCGCGCTGCACGCCGGTTCGGCCCGCATCATCCGTCACCTCAATACCGGAGTCTGACATGTTCTCATCCGTTCTTTCGATCAGCGATCTCTCCAAATCCTTCGAGGTCGAGGGCGCGCGCTTCGTCGCGCTGGCATCGACCGGGCTCGAGCTGGGCCGGAACGAGATCGTTGCGGTCATCGGCCCCTCGGGCTGCGGAAAATCGACCCTGCTGCGCTGCATCGCCGGGCTCGAACATCCCGACACGGGACGCATCCGCATCGAGGGCAACGACGTCACCCGTCCCGGTCAGGGCAGCGCGCTGGTTTTCCAGGATCACCGGCTTCTGCCCTGGCTGACCGTGCGCGCCAATGTGGAACTGGCGCTCGAGCCCCTGCGCCTGTCGCGCGCCGACCAGACCCGTCGCGCGGCGCGTTACATCGAATTGGTCGGGCTGTCCCGCTTCGCCGACAGTTTCCCGCGCCAGCTGTCGGGGGGCATGG
The nucleotide sequence above comes from Celeribacter indicus. Encoded proteins:
- a CDS encoding ABC transporter permease codes for the protein MTLLATGQEATPRGPVTTGRGWRSLSPALVAPLALLVLWQAATATGLLPEQILPSPSRVVQTFAELAASGELSSAARISFWRLAVGLALGGSLGLVFGLALGASQRVEQWVGPTFRAFAAVPALGWIPVLILLVGIDEMLKVIILTKACFVPVAIASRDAWRAVPPGYEELGQVLGLSPSARFLRIRLPAMVPLIFGGLRLASGQAFVSLVTCEMLAATEGIGYLMIWGRTLFQMDVVIVGMIVVGTAGIALDRTLRLLEHLIRKRMGEDV
- a CDS encoding HlyD family secretion protein translates to MKKPKTKYILLGGLVLVVAIAATVAWDRMNASTLPEGIAAANGRIEATEIDISALTGGRIAEISAAEGDFVTAGDTLVQMDIVQLNAQKREAEAQLRRAEIGVKTAEALVTQAEAQERAAAAAVDQAEAAADAAAQKLARSERLVTSNTVSQQVLDDDRARDRQMKAGLASAEASRAAAVAGVSSAQAQVVDAEAAVDAARAAIDSITASINDATLIAPRDGRIQYRVAQEGEIVASGGRILSLVDLGDVYMTVFLPTSQAGRVQLGSEVRLLMDAVPQYAIPATVSYVADVAQFTPKTVETADEREKLMFRVRARIDPDLLTRYLEYVKTGLPGMAYIRLDPEAEWPAFLSDVAQ
- a CDS encoding TetR/AcrR family transcriptional regulator, encoding MTQQHRDTSSRPPGRDRVLTAAITCFSRALYAEVSLREVATLADVDVAYVHRSFGSKAELFRAALDELLRIEALFALPCTPGEMIERMSVSMISDRSDDGSQARALDLILQSCTSAEPRDILREAVEQHFLPPLAAVFGAEKKVAVSFGMSLLLGVSILREAMQIEPIASLSQDEVRQISAGILRTILDGDPPAP
- a CDS encoding ABC transporter ATP-binding protein, translated to MFSSVLSISDLSKSFEVEGARFVALASTGLELGRNEIVAVIGPSGCGKSTLLRCIAGLEHPDTGRIRIEGNDVTRPGQGSALVFQDHRLLPWLTVRANVELALEPLRLSRADQTRRAARYIELVGLSRFADSFPRQLSGGMAQRAALARALAVETGLVLMDEPFGALDSILRSRMQDELLKIWQEHQVSILIVTHDIEEALYLADRVVVMRPDPGHIQETVEIALPRPRQRDSAAFGALRSRLLAALAESAPGRRVA
- a CDS encoding ABC transporter permease, whose translation is MSEVTLKGLVLPGVVVAVWGAAAAAGLLNGPMAVTPAAVLRVPFADPAGVEIWAGIGTSLLRLVTGGVIGGVLGLATGLAFGLLRPLRRTLSPTVDAFRQIALFAWIPLLTSWFGNGEVAKIVFIALATFFPLVLSAEQGVRNVAPALREAVQVMGLSRRRQVTALYLPAALPSIAVGVQIALISSWIGTVGAEYAIGNGRGLGSYIAAAREQFRMDITLVGVAALALVGVALHAGSARIIRHLNTGV
- a CDS encoding ABC transporter substrate-binding protein; its protein translation is MFRRLTLTMAAVAGLALASAGQAEDAPSTIRLGDVGFGFGTPFGVGLQAIADAKGFIAKEFEGTETTVSWTYFTGTGPAINEAFANDQIDFASYGAVPNIVGAAGGLDTVILASTQGTNIFAVARPDAGIETLSDLKGKRVALQKATIIHWAALEALKDAGVEESDFTLIDLKNADQLAAITAGSVDAVFGADFLLPLEQKGIAKVIFSSARDNPAVSGFGGFLVSRDFVEAYPDATQKVVDGYIHAAEWLADPANRDEAFEIWARAGTPVELIARSNADTDFAEAYNPRLDGEFERRYHSALEFALEQKLVRSTPDLESWTDGSFLNDTLARNELDTVWPERTPAVSN